CAAACAAACGCTCCTGTTCTTCGATCGGGGTTTCGGGGTTTTCGGCCTTTGCCTTGAGCCGGGCAATTTCGGCCTCTTCCGTGCCTATGTATTCGTTGATACGTTTGCGAAACTCAGTTGTTTTACCGCGAAGCTGATCGATGGTAAGCGACCGGAGTTCATCGGCAAAACCCAGGGTTTTAGTCACATAAGGCATTACCTCCTTTACATCGCGTTCCGATTTGGAACCGCCCAGGAGTTTGGAAATACTTTTAACGATGTTATCGAACATGAGCGTAACTTGTAAACTGCCGCCAAAGCCTTACACCGGCTTGCGCGCAGGATTGCAAAAGTAGCATTTTCTGCCGGACGTTCCGGCGAAAACACGTTGCAGGTGTTCATCAATGATCGTTCCGGGTAAGATATTCGGTGGAATAGCTGACAAACTTACCGCCTCCGCCATCGGGTTAAGCCTAAATGGCAGCAAACACGACAGGGAAACCTGCACGGGTTTCCCTGTTGCACCGCATCAGCGGTAACCTGATTTTCAAGAAGTTAAAAGAAGATGTTAGTATTCGTCTTCGTTGAAGAAGAAGTCTTCTTTAGTCGGGTAATCGGGCCAGATTTCTTCGATTGATTCGTAGGCTTCGCCTTCGTCTTCAATTTCCTGCAGGTTCTCAATCACTTCCATCGGCGCACCGGAGCGGATGGCGTAGTCGATTAATTCCTCTTTCGTAGCCGGCCAGGGAGCATCTTCAAGATAAGAAGCAAGTTCAAGGGTCCAATACATACGCGAAGGGTATTAAATGTTTTGTTTTGTTACAACGAGGATTTAATTGAAATGTTACATCATGCAAAAGCAGATGCTGTTTCTCCTCAATATTCGTGCAAAAGTAAAATTTTATGCAGGCGAAAGTACAGCCGCCTCTAAATTTTACGAATACCTATTGTTATGATAATCAAACAATTAAGTAGTTTTCAACAAAAACACGTACTTCTTACGGCTCACATTCTTGGTTTCCAGGGTGTTTCCGTTGCACCCAGATCATGTGTAAGCTTCCGCGAAAGCACAAAAAGATAGTCGGAAAGCCGGTTTAAATATTGCGTAATCAGGGCACTTACTCCGGCTGTTTCGCTGAGGTGAGTAACGTTGCGCTCGGCACGCCGGCACACACAGCGGGCCACGTGGCAGTGCGATACAGTTATGTGACCGCCCGGCAACACAAAGCTGCGCATAGGCGGCAAATGCTCGTTCATGGCATCAATAGCCTGTTCGAGGCGTGAAATGTCGGCCGCTTCCAGTTCGGGCAGTTTCATTTTCGACTTTTCCGGATCGGCAGCCAGCAGCGAACCCATTGTAAAGAGCCGGTCCTGAATTTCAATCAGCAACGCGGTTACGGCTTCTTCCGCAATGGAATCGCGCAACACGCCGATCCACGAGTTGAGTTCATCAACCGTGCCGTATGCTTCAATGCGGATGTGATGTTTGGGCACGCGTGTACCGCCTATGAGCGAGGTCTGGCCTTTATCGCCTGTTTTGGTGTAAATCTTCATAACTACTGTTGCACAACAAAGCGCCCGGCAGTTTGTTCGCCGCGGCTGTTCTGCACCCCGAAGATATACACTGCGGGCGAGAGTGCCGAAAAATCCGGTGTTTTATGGTCTCTGACAATCCGGGCTTTTCAACAATTAATTCAAATCAGTAAGCAGCTTGAGCTGAATGCCAGTATAGCCGGAATCAATACGTGAAAGATAGGCTCTGAATCCGGGATTAATCCATCCTCCAAGTTCGTATATCAACCTGCGTATATCGGTAGCGGCCTGCGGACAACTATTCCCAATACGGTTAAAGCATACCGGTTCGTGATGGCTGATCCGGTTTCTGAAATCACGTATCTGCCGGAGTTTGGGCATGAGAATGATTTCATTGGTTCCGGCCGGAGCATGTGGGAAAGCTTTTAACGGAACTTGCTTGAGTGTATGGAAATAGCGTTTATCAAACATAATTGTCCAGAACCCGAAAGTTTGCTCTGCAATTACGCGTCCCGAAGTAAGCGGAGGTTTACTGGCCGATCGCTTTAAACGTTGTTTTGCTTTCTCAACTTCGTCATAAAGAAAACGCTCTGGTATTACTCTGCCGTTTACTTTTTTCACCCCTAAAGAAGATGAAATCATAAACCCGTTTTGCTGGTTGAGAATCCAGTCGGGATCATTAAAATGCATCGTTAACTCCCTGTGAATTACATTGCGAAGGCCTACTTCAAAAAGACTGAATAAAGGGAGAAATGATTTACTTAGTTTAAGATTAATGCGATATAGTTTTTTTGCCTTATTTTTGTCATATTTACAGGCAAACAAGTAGCGGTTCATGCGCTCCTGTGAGAGAAATTGTTCGTAATCCTTGTACTGCATATTGATTTAAAAGCATAATAATAAATGAATGCAGGGATATAGTCATTTACAAATGCTTAATCAACTAAATCTGTTAAAAAGTTTTTACATCTCTGAATAAGAAACGGAAAAAGTTATATATTTGTGTGTGCGATCTGATAAAGCCTCTTGGCTCCGGCCAACGTAATCAGACAAAAGATCAAGTTGCTTCGGCAGCTTTTAAAAGACCCGGCTCGTCCGGGTCTTTGCTTTTTATTTCGCCAGTGCCCGCTGAATCTGCGGGTTCAATTCATCACTTTCTATCAAACCATCTTTCACGCGCACAATACGGTGGGCGTGGCGGGCAATGTCTTCTTCGTGGGTAACGACGATAATGGTATTGCCGGCCTGATGAATGGTTTCAAACATGCCCATAATTTCAATGGAGGTGCGTGAATCGAGGTTGCCGGTGGGTTCGTCGGCGAGGATGATGGCGGGATCGTTTACCAATGCGCGGGCAATGGCCACACGCTGGCGCTGGCCGCCGGAGAGTTCGTTGGGGCGGTGGTGCATGCGGTCTTTCAGGCCTACTTTTTCGAGGGCAAGTTCGGCGCGTTGCTGGCGTTCGCTGCGGCTCATACCGGCATACACCAGCGGCAGCATTACATTTTCCAGCGCGGTGCTGCGCGGCAAAAGGTTAAAGGTTTGGAATACAAAACCAATTTCCTTGTTGCGCACCGCCGCAAGCTCATTGTCATTCATATTGGCCACCGATTTGCCGTTGAGCACATACTCGCCGTCTGAGGGCGTATCCAAACAGCCCAGCACATTCATGAGTGTAGATTTGCCCGAACCCGAAGGGCCCATAAGCGCCACGTATTCGTTCTTGTAAATATCAAGCGAAATGCTGCGCAACGCATAAATAATTTCACCGCCCAGCGAATACGAGCGGGCAATATTGCGCAAACTGATAATTAACTGTGCATCGGCCATTGGCATAAAGGTAAGCGGTTTATTGGCCAAAAATTATCACATTTCACCTAAAATTATTTCGGTTTACATTGCCTTTCCGGTTGCGTTCAATTAATTTGGCCATTCAATCCATTCATTACGCACACAAAAAATCCACACATGAACATTGAACAAATTACTCCGCTCATCGAAGCCAGCTTAGCCGGTTTGAAATTAGACCCCGCCCAATGCCGCAACGAAAAACCCGGCCAATGGTCGTACCGCAGCCAGAAAGCAGATGTATGGATTGATGTATTCACCTTTCAGGACAGACCCGAAAAATATTATTTACAGGTAATGAGTCCGCTTTGCCTGGTGGCTGATCTTCGCCGCGAAGAGTTCCTGCTCGATATTCTGGAAATAAACTACAAACTGGTAGGCTGCTGGATTGCCAAACGCAACGACTGGCTGTATGTGCTCAACCTGCGCGAAACGGAAAACATCGACCAGAGCGAGATTGACGCTACGCTTGACCGTGTTTCCTACTACTGCAATGATTATCTGGCCAAACTCAGCTTCAAGTATGAAGGCTGCTGGACGCCCAAGCCGGTGGAAGGCGGACGTGGGTAAGCTTTTCGCATATACAATAAATGCAAACACATTATCCCGTTTAATTGGGGTGATGTGTTTGTTTTTATTAGTAACGCTAAGCTGCAATCCAGAAAAAAATCAACCTGCGAAATCTGAAGAAAAGGCGTTTATTAAAATTGATTTTGCGTGGATCTATAATCACGGATCTTATGGGGGAATAATAATTGACAGTAATGGGCTTTCGCAGGTATATACCAATTTCAAAGATTCAGCCTATGTTCATAAAACACTTTTTCCTGACTCAATTCTTAATCAAATAAAATCGCTTATTCCTGCTTTACCCGATAACTATACTTGTCCATACTGTCTGGATAACGATACTACGTCATCACTTTGTATCGATGCTGCTTATGCTGAGATTTATATTTACACTCCAAACGGCCAAAAAAAATCACGTTGCTACATTACTGAATATTCTGACCGCATTAATATCAGCGGCAAACAGCCTCAGCTCAGTATATTAAATTTTTTTTACAGTTTACATCATCAGTATCCTATGATTCCTTCTCAGGATGGTTCATTGCCCCAAAGCCCGTTAATTGATACGTTAAAATCAAAGCTCCCACCAATTGGACCTCCTATACGTTTTGAGGATTTGGAAGACGGCGCTTGATTAAACACGATTTTTCCTGTAGATATATACAGGGATTGATTGTCAAAGACAATGCATAGTGCATCAAAGGCGCGGCGTGATGCATCACGCCGCGACAAGTGATTTATTCCCCAATTTTTCCACAACCTGCACAATGATGTTCACACGATGAAACCGAATCGGGCTTTTGTGCCTAATTTTACATCGTGAACGATAATTACCTCGACGAACTCAACGAGATACAGCGCGAAGCTGTAACTGCTACCGACGGGCCTTTGATGATTGTGGCGGGCGCCGGCTCAGGCAAAACGCGCGTGCTCACTTACCGCATTGCCCACCTCATCCGCCTCGGTGCGGATCCGTTTAACATACTTGCCCTCACCTTTACCAACAAAGCCGCGCGCGAAATGAAAGAGCGTATTGGCCGTATTGTGTCTAAAGGCGAAGCACGAAATATCTGGATGGGCACTTTCCACTCCGTGTTTGCGCGTATCCTGCGCGCAGAGGCCGAAAAATTAGGCTATCCCGCCAACTTCACCATTTACGATACCGACGATTCAAAGAGCCTCATCAAAACCATTCTCAAGGAACAGGGACTTGATGACAAAGTATATAAACCGGCAATGGTGCTCAGCCGGATTTCGGCCGCAAAAAACAACCTGATTTCTGCGCAGGCCTATCTTCAAAACAACAATGTAATTGAAGAAGACCGGCAAAGCGGAAAGCCAAAAATCGGCATCATTTACGAGCAATACGCCAGGCGCTGCTTCAAAGCCGGCGCAATGGATTTCGACGACCTGCTCTTTAATACCAATATTCTCCTGCGCGATTTTCCGGAAGTGCTTAACAAGTATCAGGACAAGTTCCGCTACATTATGGTGGATGAGTATCAGGATACCAACTTCTCACAGTATGTAATTGTAAAACAGCTTGCCGCCAGGTTTCAGAATATTTGTGTGGTGGGCGATGACGCGCAGTCGATTTACGCATTCCGCGGCGCCAATATTCAAAACATCCTCAGCTTTGAGCGCGATTATCCTGATCTTAAAACCGTAAAACTCGAACAGAATTACCGCAGCACACAACACATTGTAAAAGCAGCCAACGCCGTAATTAAAAACAACCGCGAACAGCTGGAGAAAAATGTATGGACGGCCAATGCCGACGGCGATAAAATTGGTTTGATGAAAGCCGCCACCGACAATGAAGAAGGTCAGCTGGTGGCGCGGCATATTTTCGAACTCAAAATGCAGCACCAGTTGCACAATAAAGAGTTCGCCATTTTGTACCGTACCAATGCGCAGAGCCGTAGCATGGAAGAAGCCCTGCGCCGGCTCAATATTCCTTACCGCATTTACGGCGGCACTTCATTTTATCAGCGCAAGGAAGTAAAAGACATGCTCGCTTACTACCGCATGTGCATCAATCCGCACGATGAGGAGGCGCTGAAACGCATTATCAACTATCCCGCGCGCGGAATCGGCGATACCACGCTTGATAAAATTACCATTGCCGCCCGCGACAATGATGTGAGCCTGTTTACCGTGTGCGAAAACATTGCCGAATTCGGCCTGCAGGTAAACAGCGGCACGGTACAGAAGATACAGGACTTTGTGGCCATGATCAAGAGCTTTGGCGTAATGCTGCAGGTGCAGAATGCCTACGACCTTGGCCACCACATTGCCAGCCACTCCGGTTTGCTGCGCGAACTGTATTCCGACAAAACGCCCGAAGGCGTTAGCCGCTACGAGAACGTGCAGGAACTGCTCAACGGCCTGAAAGAATTTTCGGATGGCGAAAATGCCCCGCCCATTGATCTGGTGGAGCAAAACGACCCCGAGCTGCAACGCATTGAACTGGAACAGCAGGCCGAGTTGCATGACGAAGCCAATACAGGTCCGCTGCGCACACTCGATCAGTTCATGCAGGACATTGCCCTGCTTACTGATGCCGACACCAAAGCGCCCGACGCCGATATGGACAAAGTATCGCTCATGACCATACACGCCGCCAAGGGCCTTGAGTTTGGCTACGTGTATATTGTGGGCATGGAAGAAAACCTCTTCCCCTCAGCCATGAGCGTAAATTCACGCGCCGATCTGGAAGAAGAGCGCCGCCTGTTTTACGTGGCCATTACGCGCGCCGAGAAGCGTTGCATGCTCACCTTTGCCAGCACACGCTACCGCTGGGGCAACCTCACCACCTGCGAGCCAAGCCGCTTCATTGAAGAAATTGACACGGATTTTATGGAGTACGCCAACAGCGCCGCCCGCACCGAGTTTAATGGCGGCGGCGCTCAGGCTTCACCCGTGTTCCAGCGCCGTGGTGCGCAGCAGGGCGCAGCTACGCCACAGGTAAACGTTAGCAATGGCCCCGCTCCCAAAAAGAACCTGGTAAAAGTAACCAGCACCGTAAACACTCCCACCGCCCCGCTCGACAACAGCCACCTCAAAAGCCTCGCCGTAGGCATGACCGTGCAGCACGACCGGTTTGGCCGCGGCAAAGTGACAGGACTCGAAGGTGCTTTCCCGAATACGAAAGCCACCGTGCATTTTGATGCAGCCGGACAAAAGCAGCTGCTGCTCAAGTTTGCGAAGCTGGAGATTGTGGGGTGATTTTATAATACTGATAATCAATTTAATATAACATTTTAAATTTAACACATTCCTCAACTCACATAAATCGTATTTTTTTGCTATGTTTGCATTGTGTTGATTTAGTTTAATGGAAGAATATGGGATATCTAGGCTCAGGATGTAAGTTCGAATCTTACAATCAACACTTTTATATTTTAAGGAGGCGGAGAAGTAACAACTACAGAAATGTACTCGGAGAC
This genomic stretch from Bacteroidota bacterium harbors:
- a CDS encoding DUF2795 domain-containing protein, translated to MYWTLELASYLEDAPWPATKEELIDYAIRSGAPMEVIENLQEIEDEGEAYESIEEIWPDYPTKEDFFFNEDEY
- a CDS encoding cob(I)yrinic acid a,c-diamide adenosyltransferase; the protein is MKIYTKTGDKGQTSLIGGTRVPKHHIRIEAYGTVDELNSWIGVLRDSIAEEAVTALLIEIQDRLFTMGSLLAADPEKSKMKLPELEAADISRLEQAIDAMNEHLPPMRSFVLPGGHITVSHCHVARCVCRRAERNVTHLSETAGVSALITQYLNRLSDYLFVLSRKLTHDLGATETPWKPRM
- a CDS encoding Abi family protein, giving the protein MQYKDYEQFLSQERMNRYLFACKYDKNKAKKLYRINLKLSKSFLPLFSLFEVGLRNVIHRELTMHFNDPDWILNQQNGFMISSSLGVKKVNGRVIPERFLYDEVEKAKQRLKRSASKPPLTSGRVIAEQTFGFWTIMFDKRYFHTLKQVPLKAFPHAPAGTNEIILMPKLRQIRDFRNRISHHEPVCFNRIGNSCPQAATDIRRLIYELGGWINPGFRAYLSRIDSGYTGIQLKLLTDLN
- a CDS encoding ABC transporter ATP-binding protein, which produces MISLRNIARSYSLGGEIIYALRSISLDIYKNEYVALMGPSGSGKSTLMNVLGCLDTPSDGEYVLNGKSVANMNDNELAAVRNKEIGFVFQTFNLLPRSTALENVMLPLVYAGMSRSERQQRAELALEKVGLKDRMHHRPNELSGGQRQRVAIARALVNDPAIILADEPTGNLDSRTSIEIMGMFETIHQAGNTIIVVTHEEDIARHAHRIVRVKDGLIESDELNPQIQRALAK
- a CDS encoding YbjN domain-containing protein; translation: MNIEQITPLIEASLAGLKLDPAQCRNEKPGQWSYRSQKADVWIDVFTFQDRPEKYYLQVMSPLCLVADLRREEFLLDILEINYKLVGCWIAKRNDWLYVLNLRETENIDQSEIDATLDRVSYYCNDYLAKLSFKYEGCWTPKPVEGGRG
- a CDS encoding UvrD-helicase domain-containing protein: MVNDNYLDELNEIQREAVTATDGPLMIVAGAGSGKTRVLTYRIAHLIRLGADPFNILALTFTNKAAREMKERIGRIVSKGEARNIWMGTFHSVFARILRAEAEKLGYPANFTIYDTDDSKSLIKTILKEQGLDDKVYKPAMVLSRISAAKNNLISAQAYLQNNNVIEEDRQSGKPKIGIIYEQYARRCFKAGAMDFDDLLFNTNILLRDFPEVLNKYQDKFRYIMVDEYQDTNFSQYVIVKQLAARFQNICVVGDDAQSIYAFRGANIQNILSFERDYPDLKTVKLEQNYRSTQHIVKAANAVIKNNREQLEKNVWTANADGDKIGLMKAATDNEEGQLVARHIFELKMQHQLHNKEFAILYRTNAQSRSMEEALRRLNIPYRIYGGTSFYQRKEVKDMLAYYRMCINPHDEEALKRIINYPARGIGDTTLDKITIAARDNDVSLFTVCENIAEFGLQVNSGTVQKIQDFVAMIKSFGVMLQVQNAYDLGHHIASHSGLLRELYSDKTPEGVSRYENVQELLNGLKEFSDGENAPPIDLVEQNDPELQRIELEQQAELHDEANTGPLRTLDQFMQDIALLTDADTKAPDADMDKVSLMTIHAAKGLEFGYVYIVGMEENLFPSAMSVNSRADLEEERRLFYVAITRAEKRCMLTFASTRYRWGNLTTCEPSRFIEEIDTDFMEYANSAARTEFNGGGAQASPVFQRRGAQQGAATPQVNVSNGPAPKKNLVKVTSTVNTPTAPLDNSHLKSLAVGMTVQHDRFGRGKVTGLEGAFPNTKATVHFDAAGQKQLLLKFAKLEIVG